The following proteins come from a genomic window of Ilumatobacter coccineus YM16-304:
- a CDS encoding cupin — protein MSEIIDFGKSEFVHLGLGATTVPQPPHTGDVSWYVDYGERHGDDGNEGRLVSMHTFDTPWDTWEMHPTGSELVLCVRGTLTLHQEHPDGSTTTVELSDGQAVVNQPGVWHTADVADGASATALFITAGAGTEMRDR, from the coding sequence ATGAGCGAGATCATCGACTTCGGCAAGAGCGAGTTCGTCCACCTCGGCCTCGGGGCGACGACCGTTCCGCAGCCACCGCACACGGGTGACGTCTCGTGGTACGTCGACTACGGCGAACGGCACGGCGACGACGGCAACGAAGGGCGCCTCGTGTCGATGCATACCTTCGACACGCCGTGGGACACGTGGGAGATGCATCCGACCGGTTCCGAACTGGTGCTGTGCGTGCGCGGCACGCTCACCTTGCACCAGGAGCATCCCGACGGGTCGACGACGACGGTCGAACTCTCCGATGGTCAGGCCGTGGTGAACCAACCGGGGGTGTGGCACACCGCCGACGTCGCCGACGGAGCGTCGGCGACGGCGCTCTTCATCACCGCAGGCGCGGGCACCGAGATGCGCGACCGCTGA
- a CDS encoding O-methyltransferase encodes MSPRSIGLSTDLNDYVVAHTTPADDVQQQLIDLTQQMTMSQMQIAPDQGEFFTILTSLLQPKFVVEVGTFTGYSSLAIAKGLGPDGRILCCDVSEEWTAIAREHWEAAGVADRIELKIAPAIDTLRALPDDTVIDMAFIDADKRGYHAYYEEILARLADDGVILVDNTLWSGAVVDDSDTSPDTLALREFNDAIVADDRVRNVVLPIGDGVTMIRRAVTST; translated from the coding sequence ATGTCACCACGCTCCATCGGACTCTCCACCGACCTCAACGACTACGTCGTCGCCCACACCACGCCCGCCGACGACGTCCAGCAACAGCTCATCGATCTCACCCAGCAGATGACGATGAGCCAGATGCAGATCGCCCCCGACCAGGGCGAGTTCTTCACCATCCTCACCAGCCTTCTTCAACCGAAGTTCGTCGTCGAAGTCGGCACCTTCACGGGCTACTCCTCACTCGCGATCGCCAAGGGCCTCGGTCCCGACGGGCGGATCCTGTGCTGCGACGTCAGCGAGGAATGGACCGCCATCGCACGCGAACACTGGGAAGCCGCAGGCGTCGCCGACCGGATCGAACTGAAGATCGCGCCCGCCATCGACACGCTGCGCGCGCTGCCCGACGACACCGTGATCGACATGGCATTCATCGACGCCGACAAACGCGGCTACCACGCCTACTACGAAGAGATCCTCGCTCGACTCGCCGACGACGGCGTGATCCTCGTCGACAACACGCTGTGGAGCGGTGCGGTCGTCGACGACTCCGACACGTCACCCGACACGCTCGCACTCCGCGAATTCAACGACGCCATCGTCGCCGACGACCGTGTGCGCAACGTGGTGCTGCCGATCGGCGACGGCGTCACCATGATCCGGCGAGCTGTTACATCGACGTGA
- a CDS encoding amidase, producing MTELWQHSALELADMIRSGATTSRAVVEAHYARIDAVNGSLNAVVRRLDDDALAAADAADAAVERGDQLGRFHGVPITVKENIDLTGSPTTQAVPAFAEAIPPVDAPVTERMKAAGAIPIARTNLPDFGLRVSTDSSLHGLTRNPQHPDRTAGGSSGGEASSIASGMSPLGLGNDIGGSLRNPAHCCGIASIKPSIGVVPGASSLPPEDPTLSFQQMAVEGTMARRVADVRAAFEVVAGPHHRDPTSLPVNLTALGDGERLQIAILADPPGGNTHPEIAAAVRSAGDVLADAGHDVVEVEPPMYEETIDFWAALLMQDIAVMRPMLDMVLGDDAKVILDSLFETGPEVTMESMVLLQSERHKAMRLWTEFFIDHPILLTPTWAMPAFEHGADLTHGEEVIRDTLRPVTPVNFLGLPAAIVPHGVADGLPVGVQVIGDRFTDLRCLDIAAQIEAAAPPLLPIDPR from the coding sequence ATGACGGAACTCTGGCAACACTCGGCACTGGAGCTCGCGGACATGATCCGCTCGGGGGCGACGACGAGTCGGGCGGTGGTCGAAGCCCACTACGCCCGCATCGACGCGGTGAACGGTTCGCTCAATGCGGTCGTGCGTCGACTCGACGACGACGCGCTGGCGGCGGCCGACGCTGCCGACGCCGCAGTCGAGCGAGGCGACCAGCTCGGTCGTTTCCACGGCGTGCCGATCACGGTGAAGGAGAACATCGACCTCACGGGCAGTCCGACGACGCAGGCGGTTCCGGCGTTCGCCGAGGCGATCCCGCCGGTCGACGCGCCGGTGACCGAGCGGATGAAGGCGGCGGGTGCGATCCCGATCGCGCGCACCAACCTGCCCGACTTCGGGCTGCGGGTGTCGACCGATTCGTCGCTGCACGGGCTGACTCGCAACCCGCAGCATCCCGATCGCACGGCCGGTGGTTCGAGTGGCGGTGAAGCGTCGTCGATCGCGAGTGGGATGAGCCCGCTGGGGCTGGGCAACGACATCGGCGGTTCGCTCCGCAACCCGGCGCACTGTTGCGGCATCGCGTCGATCAAACCGTCGATCGGTGTGGTGCCGGGAGCGTCGTCGCTCCCGCCCGAAGACCCGACGTTGTCGTTCCAGCAGATGGCGGTCGAGGGCACGATGGCCCGGCGTGTCGCCGATGTGCGAGCGGCGTTCGAGGTCGTGGCCGGGCCGCATCACCGCGACCCGACGAGCTTGCCGGTGAATCTCACGGCGCTCGGTGACGGCGAGCGGTTGCAGATCGCGATCCTCGCCGACCCGCCGGGCGGCAACACGCATCCGGAGATCGCAGCAGCGGTGCGCTCGGCCGGCGACGTGCTCGCCGACGCCGGCCACGACGTCGTCGAGGTGGAACCGCCGATGTACGAGGAGACGATCGACTTCTGGGCGGCGCTGCTGATGCAGGACATCGCCGTGATGCGTCCGATGCTCGACATGGTGCTGGGCGACGACGCCAAGGTCATCCTCGATTCGCTGTTCGAGACCGGCCCGGAGGTGACGATGGAATCGATGGTCCTGTTGCAGTCCGAGCGCCACAAGGCGATGCGGCTCTGGACCGAGTTCTTCATCGACCATCCGATCCTCCTCACGCCGACGTGGGCGATGCCCGCGTTCGAGCACGGCGCCGATCTCACGCACGGCGAGGAGGTCATCCGTGACACGCTTCGTCCGGTCACGCCGGTCAACTTCCTCGGGCTGCCGGCAGCGATCGTTCCCCACGGTGTGGCCGACGGCCTCCCGGTGGGCGTCCAGGTGATCGGCGACCGCTTCACCGACCTGCGCTGCCTCGACATCGCCGCCCAGATCGAAGCCGCCGCGCCACCCCTCCTCCCGATCGACCCCCGCTGA